In a genomic window of Ipomoea triloba cultivar NCNSP0323 chromosome 3, ASM357664v1:
- the LOC116013107 gene encoding rapid alkalinization factor-like, which translates to MATKQAHLALFLFLFLFFFSCLALSLLADSSENMDLAGDGGLIDSEEGEEMTMDSESSRRMLYRRLGKYVSYYSIIEMDSVPCDRRGHSYYSCMYRGPVRPYMRGCSRFTKCRSRFRR; encoded by the coding sequence cctcttcctcttcttcttctcctgtTTGGCTTTGTCCCTGCTCGCGGATTCATCGGAAAACATGGACCTCGCCGGAGACGGCGGCCTCATAGATTCTGAGGAGGGGGAGGAGATGACGATGGACTCGGAATCGTCGAGGAGAATGCTGTATCGTCGACTCGGAAAATACGTAAGCTACTACAGCATCATTGAGATGGACAGCGTCCCGTGCGACCGCCGTGGCCATTCTTACTATTCTTGCATGTATCGCGGACCCGTCCGCCCCTACATGCGCGGTTGCAGCAGGTTCACCAAATGCCGTAGTAGATTCCGCCGTTAG